A genomic segment from Conger conger chromosome 2, fConCon1.1, whole genome shotgun sequence encodes:
- the LOC133122599 gene encoding C-reactive protein-like, which translates to MPHEKYKSTAASQQGGPGFKSPSAGASLCGVCMFSPCSCGFPPGTPVSSHSPKTCRICAGSMMMQKLVVLLILLFGSSTKSEDLTGKAFTFPSESITRYATLTPDVDGPYSAVTLCLRFFPENGRAHSLFSLATPSRNNDFLLYYPEKGKYSLHVDSELHEFLGMPDNQNEKNSVCWTWDGKTGFTQVWVNGKRSIKAKIYTGVIAASTPSIILGQDQDSYGGGFDPNQCFVGDLSDVHMWNYVLNPCEIQTYMNGFAFPPGNVLNWKALNYKVNGEVFVEPNDSACHS; encoded by the exons ATGCCTCATGAAAAGTAcaaaag cactgccgcctcacagcaaggaggtcctggcttcaaatccccgtcggccggggcctctctgtgtggagtctgcatgttctccccgtgttcgtgtgggtttcctccgggtactccggtttcctcccacagtccaaagacatgcag aATTTGTGCAGGATCTATGATGATGCAGAAGCTGGTGGTTTTACTCATCCTGCTCTTTGGCAGCTCTACAAAGTCAGAAG ATCTTACAGGGAAAGCTTTTACCTTTCCATCGGAGTCTATTACTCGATATGCAACGCTCACGCCTGATGTGGATGGACCTTATTCAGCTGTGACACTCTGCCTGAGATTCTTCCCTGAGAATGGAAGAGCACATTCCCTCTTCTCCCTGGCCACACCATCAAGAAACAATGATTTTTTGCTGTATTACccagaaaaaggaaaatatagtTTGCATGTCGATAGTGAACTTCATGAATTCCTGGGGATGCCAGACAATCAAAACGAAAAGAATTCGGTCTGCTGGACCTGGGACGGTAAAACCGGATTTACTCAAGTGTGGGTGAATGGAAAGCGCAGTATAAAGGCAAAGATCTACACAGGAGTTATTGCAGCTTCAACTCCTAGCATAATCCTTGGCCAAGATCAGGACAGTTATGGTGGGGGCTTTGATCCAAATCAGTGTTTTGTTGGAGACCTTTCAGATGTCCACATGTGGAATTATGTTCTTAATCCTTGTGAAATCCAGACTTACATGAATGGCTTTGCATTTCCACCAGGAAATGTTCTGAATTGGAAAGCACTAAATTACAAAGTAAATGGAGAAGTGTTTGTAGAACCAAACGATTCAGCTTGCCATTCTTAG